atataagttgagtggatcctctcagatttcccattttgcccctcaaataattgatttcccggactggactagcgcgggagcgcatgaccagcgcatgacccgcgctagtggggtttttctcttgttaagatgtcgctgctcaacttttcgtcatttgactccatctttcacttgattaccatcataaatcctcatttgtttattgaactcctgtgagacattaaagtcatgatcagagccaatttttgcattatttgaacatttacaatagtaaaccatccttaagttaagctaaaacataggctatattaaacaatttagcgTATTATCAATTATCCTAAGAAAAGTCTTCTTCATAAGGAAGACTTATGATATGCTTTTTCCTACTCCAAAATTGATTTGGATTGTCACCACAGATAGAAGCAGAAAAGTggtttttaagaaaattaattttttctaCCAATTTAGGATTTTTTAAATCCTGTTCAATAGTAATGGAACAAatctcatttttcaaaaattcaatttaatTGACTTTTGAAGAAATTTTATCAGAAATAATTTCATTTAGAAATCTTTGGGTTGGTTGAGTTATAAACTCAAAAGTAATTTTACTACCATTATACATACCAGTAAAACTTTTTATATCCCAATGTGAAAAAGGCATCAATTTGTGGAAAAATGGGAACCTAGTATTACATCACGCTCAATATCTTTTACCAAAACAAAATTTTCTGGTATACAAATATTTTGTTGGCAAATATAGTCTTTAGGTAATTTATATGAAATACTCATTGGACCACCACTAGCATTCTTTAAACGGTGAGTAGTTTTATGAAAATATCTGGAGGGTATTACCCCTTCTTTTACACAACTCaaatctgctccactatcaaataAAGCAACAAACACTTTTTTGAAATTGTAATCGATCGAAagagttatttttattaaaaacttttgagtGGTAAAATATTGAATTTTCTGCAAAAATTCATCTTTAGAAAAATCCATGGCTGCTAGTAAAGTATTAGCAGTATCTTCTTTTGAAGAACTTGTGACAGTATTTGTCTCAATAATCTTGATACTGAGGTTTTTATCAgaattttctaattttaaaattttttcaTCTAAGGCTACATTTGAAGCCTTTAATTCCGAGATTACTTAAATCTTGGACAGTAGCTATCCTTCCAGGCTGTGACTTATTTTTTATCATCTTTCTGATTTCAGACATGGTGTAAGgtcctttttgagatggaatttcttcCACCTCTGTTCCTACTTCTGAGTTCATAGGAAGTTTATCAATAATTTAGGACCTTAATTCAGGGTCCTTAATAACCCTTAGTAGCTCTATCATGCTATATTGGTTAAGACATTTATCTTTAAGTCTGAAAATTAGGAGTAAATATTAAAAAGATCATCGTCAGTATTACAACAATAATTTGAGCATTGTCCCTTATCACAAAACTCTTGCTCATCTTCAGAAGATGAAATATAATTCTCTTCCTGAAGGGCTCGTAAGTCTTCACTTGTTGATGAATCACCTCCACCAGTGTCAGTTATATCTGGAGAGGAATTTGAGAGAATCTTATATAAAGAATCTTTGATATGATCGTCTAAATCAAGCTCTTTGAATTTGTCCTTAATCTTGCAATCCTTTGCATAATGGCCTACTCTTCCACATTTATAACAGGCCTGAGGGTTCTTTGATTTGATATAACCCTTTTTGGCTTTATGAAAAGCCTTTGTTTTCTGGGTTCGTTCATAACGTTTCAAACGTTTTTCAGGCGAATCCTTTTTCCTCTTGAAATCCTTTTTCTTATGCGATTTCTTCCTATTAGAAGGTATGTCAATGGCGAATTGTTCACAGAATTCGCCTAATTGTTGTCTCTCGGTGAGACGATGTTTTTTAATTTACTGGTTTAGCTTAATCTCATTACACAGAGCTAAACATTCCTGAGTGCATACACTAAAGAGTTTACCATATGAGTAAGTATCATAATTGTTACTCATCCATGTGCCTCTAAGGACCTTTCGaatcctttcagcaaataagggagGGAATCCATCTATGAATTTAGACTTCCAATGAGTACTATTACTTTCTGGTAATTCAATCACTCTGGATAAGAAAACAcctttataccatctaaaagaTGTGAAGGTTTTACACCTCAGATATagaattttctttttatcttctCGGCCATCATTGTAATTATTTTGTCGGTCAATTTACTGttttagttttgtttgtttttgataGAGATCCATTATATAAGGATCTTCATTTCCTTTGGAGAGGCAGGCATTAGCCAACGCTCTGACTTCTCTCTAGATTTTCTCTCTACTcctataaaactttgtaatattttgagtttggaaataaaaatcaaaaaggtCACTTGGCCACAAAACAGGCGGTCTCTGGTACTATTCTACTCCCTCCTCCTTCTATATTTGCAATACTGTTAGCCTAAATGATGCTAAACAGGTAAGTGTTAAACTTAGTATTCGAGGGTTTTTACTAAGCATGTTTTTATCGCTAGGAGTTTACTGTATCACCCCGATGAGGTTATGGGTTAAGAACTGTATAGACCAGGTGGTTACCAATTTCGACAGTAAACCTTAGTTAGGCCAACCTAACCGGTGGTGCTCAGTTGGACCCGTTTAGGCAAAGTGACCATTGAAGGGTTGTGAGGAGCACCATGGTTTAAGGTTTACCTAGATGTTAGTAGCTAGCCAGGGCTAAAGTTCTTGTAATCTATTTCCTACACCTCATTCGGAAGTGATCTCGTAccccataataataataataataataataataataataataataataataataataataataataataataataataataataataataataataataataacaacaacaacaacaacaacaacaacaataataatagtaacaataatgatgatgatgatgatgatgatgatgatgataatgatgatgataataataataataacaataacaataacaataacaataataacaataacaataacaacaagaacaataacaataacactaacaataacaacaataacaataacaacaacaacaataacaatagcaataataataacaacaacaataacaataataataataactacaacaacaataacaataataataataacaataataataattataataataataataacaataataataacaataattataataattataataataatactaataataataataataataataatagttcgTCATAGTCTGGTTTTCAAGATTGAGTTGGCATAGTTAAATTCTTTTATGGACTTGTTTTTGAAAATGTGGCCACAAACATTATTTTTTTGTAacatcgaaaaagaaaaaaaactctttttttaaaaaaaatattttttctttaattttttttgtttcattttaaaacaattGTTTTGCTAATATATCCAAGTAGGAGAATGTAAGAAAAATAGACttatattattaaatattttatttatatttaaaaGTTCGAGTTTGACGATAATCCAAATATGTGAGCCTAATTATTAGTGTGACATTTAATTATTGAACCGTGCACTTTTTAAGGTTGGTGGGTCTATAGTGTGGCGGTGGGTGTAAGCAACCCAACGAGGCCCGTAATGGGAAGACTCATCAAGATCTTATTAATTGCAGCTAAGTCCCCTCTTTAGTCCTTATATAAATGCACAATCAGAATTATTTCATAATATCTGTTGTGTGTGCTAGTTGTCCTATTGATGCCACCATATTAGACGAAGGTTAATAGAGAGAAAGATTTAGTCTTTTATCAATCCTCGATATAGTTCAAACTTCTAATCAGACCTTGCTGAACTTTCCACGACATGTGTGTGAGTAGAGCTGGTCTCAGTCACAGCTCATCCTCCATTAATGGAGGCTCCAATGAATGAGTCGAGCTACAGAAGAGAGGATGGATATCAGAGAGAACAATGAACGAAGAAGGTTCTAGTATATTGAATAGCAAACATAAAATCTGATATACatcacatatatatacatacacaattGCCTACTAACTTAATCCCCCAATTAACTAGTGCTAACTACTTTAACTACTCTAACTAACTGGTGACAGCTGGCTGACTGCCCCACTAACTTGTCCAGCTGTCACACTCCTTCACAGTCTCtcacactccccctcaagctggagggTGTAGAATGTTAAGCACTCCAAGCTTGCTCTACAAATACTCATGATGTATTCTCCCAAGTCCTTTGGTCAATAGATTTGCCTACTACTCCTTTGTCCCCATATGATATGTCTTAATCTTGCCATCTTTGATTTTGTTTCTTATAAAATAACAATCAATCTCTATATGCTTAGTCCTTTCGTGAAATATAGAATTGGCTGCAATCTATAGAGCTGCTTTACTATCACAAAATACACTCTCAGATTGTTCAACTGAAATGCCAAGTTTTGCAAACAACCCAAGTAGCAATACTATCTCTGCAGTAGCTGTTGCAAGGCTTCTATATTCTGCCTCTGCTGAGCTTCTAGACATTGTCTACTACTTCTTAGATTTCCATGACACCAATGAATCCCCATACTTCACAAAGAAATCAGTTACTGACCTTCTGGTATTAGGACATGTAACTCAGTCTGCATCACAGAAACAAGTTAAATTGTTTCCACCTTTGCTTCTTAGTAAAATGCCCATTCCTGGACTTAGTTTGATATATTTCACAACTCTTAATGATGCTTTCCAGTGAGACTGCTTGGCTGACAGCATAAACTGACCAAGTGTTTGGACAGTAAACACTATATCTAGTCTTGTGATTGTCAGATATATTAATCTCCAATCAACCTTTGATAGCTTGTAACATCCATCATCTGCTCATCTCCAGATAACATGTTCATCAAACTCTACTGAAGTGAATTTTTGATTCATATCTATTGGAGTGGCCACAGGTTTAGTAGCTCCTAACCCCAGATCAGAAATCAGTTGCAGGGTATATTTCCATTGGTTTAACAAGATCCCTTTGTTGAATCTTATGACTTCAATTCCCCCAGATCTTTCACTTTAAACTTGTGATTTAGAACATATTTAGTTTCCTGGATGAACTGCTCATTATTTCCTGTGATGAGCAAATCATCCATATACATAAGAACAACCACAAAATCTGCTCCTTTCCTTTTGGTAAAAAGTGAATAGTCATATAGACTTTGTTTATATCCTGCCTCAAGGAGTGCCTCTGTAAGTTTGATGTTCCACTGTGTTgaagcttgctttagtccatataATAACTTCACTAGCTTGCATACTTTGGTCTCCCCTTGTCTTATAAAACCTTGAGGCATCTCCATATATACTTCTTCATATAAGTCTCCCTGTAAAAATGCATTATACAGATCCATTTGATATATATTCTACCCTTTTGATGCTGCTACTGCAATAATTGACCTTACAGTTACCATTTTGGCAATTGCTGAGAAGGTCTCATAGTAGTCTAACCCCTCCTTTTGGCTGTATCCTTTTGCTACTAGCCGGGCCTTGAACCTTTTCATATCTCCATTAgctttgtatttgattttatacaCCTATTTTGACCCAATTGTGTTTTTTACTTTGGGAAAGTCTACTATCTCCCAGGTTCTGTTGTCCTCCAATGCCTTGATTTCTTGCTTCATTGCCTCAATCCATCTCTTGTCTCTTGATGTTTCTGTAAAGCTATGTGGTTCTGTGAGTGCTGAAACCTTTCTGCAAAGCTTTTGCATGCCTGTGAAAGTTGATCATAACACAGATAGTCTGAAATAGGATATAAAGTCACATTATGTGCCTTTTTCTTGGTAACATAATCTTGTAGCCATATGGGTTCTTTGGTACTTCTGCTAGATCTTTTTGGTTCTTGACTTCTGATTCCTAAGGGAACACATCCAGGTGTACCATTTTCTGCATGTTCATCATGTGTATCTTGTTGAGGTTCAGATGCTTCTTCAGATACTACAGCATCAACAATGTTGCCATCTTCACAAACTGCATCAGCCTCATCATCTTCATGGATTGCAGTAGTTGTATCCACTTCAAATTCAGGTGCTTGATCTGCCATTGGTGTCTGCAATGATTCATATGCATGATCTACCATTGGTGTCTGTAATGGTTCGATTGTATGATCTGCAACAGGTCCCTGTAATGGTTCATGATTCAAATGGTACACTACCCCTAGCAGGAACATTAACAAGATGCACTGAGGAAGACTCAGCAAATGGGAACATATGCTCTTTGAAAACAGCATCCCTGCatacaaaaaaaaatgattagttgCAAGGTTTAAGATCTTGTAGTCCTTTTGTGTATCTAAATACCCCAGGTGCACAGAAGGTTAGGCTCTTACTGAGAACTTGTTGTCATGTAACATAGCATAGGTAGCCAAAGACTCTTAAGTGTTCAAGAGAAGGCTTCTGAAGATGTAGAAGTTCATATGTTGATCTGCCTTGAAAAATGATAGAAGGCAGTCTATTTATGATGTaaacagcagtaataacacatttTCTCCAGTATTTAGTTGGCATATTTGCCTGGAATTTTAGGGCCCTTACTATATATAGTATATGTCTATATTTTCTTTTAACTACCTCATTTTATTGGGGAATGTATGCACATCTACTTTGATGTACAATGCCATAATGATcaaacaaatcaatgcattgtttgCTAAAGAACTCTCTTCGATTATCAGTTCTAACAATCTTAACAGCTACATCAAATTGCATTCTTAGCATAGAGAAGAACTTTTGCAACACAACTATTACATCACTTTTCAACTGTAACAAATGTAACCAAGTGTACCTGGAAAAATCATCCACAACTGCTAGAAAGTAATGTTTTCTATCATGTGTGGGAAACTTGTATGGTCCCCAAATATCCATGTGTAAAAGTTGTAAATGATCACTCCTTCTTGTAACACTTCTAGGAAAAACTACTCTGCTCTGCTTAGCTAATGGACACACAGGACATTCTTTATTTTCATCTAGATCTTTAAGATATAAGGAATCTATGTTTTTCATCTGTCAATCTTAGAATGCAATATATCTAGGGAAGCAGCTGTGTGATGAGTCGCACCAGAATCAACTATCTATTCTTTACAAGGATTATCAGTCATTAGTGTAGTAACAATACCTGCCATCTTGACTTGTGGAACCGTGGTATCTTTATTCAGCATATCCAGAATTTGTTTGTATTGATTCTCAGTAAAGAAGTGTCCTCCTGCAGGACCATCATTGTGTGCTTTACCACCAGCTATATGTGCATGTTCCTCATGCTCAGCATTGTCAGTTGCATAATTGGCCACACCATTCCTCTTAGCATTGAAATCTGTAGGATACCCTATCAACTTGTAGCAATTTTCTTTCAAATGACCAGTCATCTTACAGTAGTCACATTTCATGAATGGCTTTTTTCCTTTGTAACCTTGTCCTCGTCCAACCTACATAGCAATAGGATCTCTTCTGACTCCCACGACTAGATACGGATTTGATCTTTGGTGTTCATCCTCAATTATTAATGCATAAGCTTGGTTCAAGGTTTGTTCAAAGTTTTCATCAAAATCTGCCTCCTTGCTTGGTCATAGGTCTCATTCAGACCACTGAGAAACTGAAGCAGCCTTTGACGATGAAGGTGCTCAATGTAGTCCTTTGATTTAGCATAATCACAACCTGGTGTGGGAACTAAGGCATCATACTCCGACCACATTTCCTCAAGTCTCGTGAAATAGGAGTCAACGGAGTCAGTTCCCTGCGAAATTGTTGCAATTTCTCTATGTACTTGAAAAATTCGAACTCGATTCACCTAATCAAATCTCTCCTTCAAGTCTTCCCAAACTAGGTGCACATCTTATGCATAAGCTATTTCACTAACTAGGTTTGTTAATACAGTTTTCATGATCCATGAGAGCACAATTGGATTGCACGTCTCTCACTCCTCATGTAATTCCTTCTTAATGGTCTCCTTCTTACATGTACATGTTACAAAACCTAGCTTTCGCTTAGCTTGAAGAGCAATTCGCATCGTCCTACGCCATAATCCATAGTTTTCAGACCCGGTGAGTCGAATTGGAATCAAAACTGAGCTCGGCGCATCAGAATTGTACCACATCACTGGACTTTGAGCGAGAATTTGTACCACATAAACACATAATTGTTCAGCTAAGAAGCAACCAGTATcgattgctctgataccatatgagCAGAGCTGATCTCAGTCACAACTCATTCTCCATTAATGGAGGCTCCAATGAATAAATCGAGATACAGAAGAGAGGATGGATATCAGAGAGAATAATGAGTGAAGAAGCTTCTAGTATATTGAAAAGCATATGTAAAATCTGATATACATCACATAAATATACATACACAATCGCCCACTAACTTAATCCCCCAATTAACTAGTGCTAACTACTTTAACTACTCTAACTAACTGGTGACAGCTGGCTGACTGCCCCCACTAACTTGTCCAGCTGTCACACTCCTTCACAGTCTCTCACAATGTATGCGTGCATTCTTGCTAATTTAAGTTATATTGTGTCCTAATTTCATGTTTGATCTTGGGTTATATTGTCTTAATATTCTTACGCAATGATCATTGCTCAGACAATATTGCTCTATCCCAACCCTGATGCTGTTTGGGGTAGCTTGTTGGTCCTTAATCAGGCTCACATTTTTACCCTCAGAAGACGGACAAGTGAGATGTGTGAAAACAGTTGGAGTATTTCACAACAGTATCGCGGTTTTTTCTTTTTAAACGTAAGGAAAAGGAATTTAAATATATGGTTTCCAATCAGTTAGCGTTGTCTATCCATAGTTCTCTCTTGAAGATTTTCAATTTTGTGCCAATCCGCGTACTTGAAAATAGCCTCAAAATTAGAAGTTAAAAGGACATAAAATTGCAAATACCTACAACTCACTTTTCTCCATAAACGTAACTCGAACTAAAATCAAACGTATCCACTTCATATTTTTTGCATTTAGTGGACCTCGCAGATGCGAGgaagggaccgcagaagcggcgctGTAAGTGTGACATTTTGGCCCGCAGTTGTGAAATGGCTGGGTAGACTTTATAATTCTAAGGATTTTAGTTATTTCTCATTATTTGGAGTTGTTGAACTCGGCTAGAGGTAATTTTTGGAGAGGATTCACTACAATTGAGGGAGTAAGTAAGCTTTATTTGAATCTGGTGTTAGATATTAATTACCCATGGATTATTGCACCTGAATTATGTGAAATTTGGAGATTTTTTACTATGATTTTTTAGAGTGAAAATTGATGATTTGAGGTTGAATTTGGGTGAAACACATATTTTCTGAGAGTAATATTTGCATTAGCTGGAATTATCCTTTCAAAGAAACCTTATTCCTTAAGTTTTTTGTCAAAGAATGTTGTGACTAATCGTACAAGGTACTCTAGGTACTCATCATCCGCaacaattttctttttcaaacaATTGACTTATGATCAATGAACTCCCACGAGTTGTATTAATCCAATATAAGTTGCAGGCAAAGTGTACTAAATATATTGAACTCCTTTTTTACCCCCTTTCTACCtttctccaaatttattattTCATTGACAATAGAATTAAACTCGCTTATTGAGTGAGAGACTCTTATCAATTGAGTGGATTCTAAGTCTTGATGGTCAATATTTTCTGAATTTAGCTTTTATTCCCTATTAGTGCAAAAGAGTTTTTATACTATTACCTAAATTAcctaaaaataattataattaacTGAAAAAATAAGTGGAACTAACTATGCTAAAAAGTAAGGCAGGCCAAGAACTCGCGAGAACTGATAGAATTACGCAACTAATATAAAGTTAATTAGTGCAGCATTAATGTATATAAATTAAATCCGTATTCTCCTCCTCAATTCAACATTTGTACGTGTTAGTTCAAATAAGCTGcatgaaaatggagaagttttattttgtgtctcatacaagtgacactagttgtatgagactcATTTttatctcacaaatttgtggatcccaatcttacacttttgggtccacaaaactgtgagacaaaaagttgtctcatacaactagtgtcaatTGTATGcagaggcggacccaggattttaACGCGGCGGAAGTACCGATATTCTGCTCAACCAGCATCCCCTAAAGACTTTTAGTGTTCAGGATGCCAAGGGATTTTATTAACCATTTTCAaggtatacatatatacatatacaagaTCTCTGCCGAAGTTTACGGGGTCATGTGACCCCTTAAGTTTATACCTAAGTCCGctagacacaaaataaaattttccatgGAAATGTCAATGGAAATAAACACGAAGTATCAAGGGTATAATAGTCATTACACAAAGCTAAAGACTGAGATAGATGGTCGGACAAGGAAGCTCAAAAGCGGTTTCTATACAAACCAAAAGCCAAAGACTCAGATAGCTAgtagtattattattattcttattATTCTTTCTTATTTTCCTCATAGTCTTCAGTGATTTCGCCGAGTGGAACCGTTTTAGAAAAAGAAAGTGTTGAAACTCTCTGTGAATATTATCCGCTTTATCAtcctcgtcttcttcttctttctttctttctctctagCTTTTGTCTTTTGCTTCTTTAGCATTCAATTCTTCATTTTCTTAACTTCTCATCAAAAACCTTAGCCTTTTTCTTAAATAACACCACCGACTGGACTATCCTTTCCTCtctttggttttatctgattatGGTGATCTGGAACAACTCTATAAGTAGCTATGTAGTACAAGCAAATAATAAAAGAATAGTTATCATCTTCTGTTTTATAAATTTGAGAAATGGGATTTGAGAGAGCTTTTGTTGAGAGTTCACCTGAGCAAGAAAATAAGCTTTTTGTTGGTGTTTCTTATATGGATTCTTCTAACAAAAACCACGACCCGTTAGAAAGTAATAATCAGATTTCTTTTGGAGGTCAGCATCAACATCATCAACAACAGTTTTTTTATAATCATCATCAACAACAGCAGCTGCAAAATAATAATCAGATATCTTTTGGGATGATGCAACAgtcatcttcttcatcttctgCTATTCCTGGAAGTCTCATGTAATTAAATTCATTTTCCTTGCTTGACATATCAAATTTAGAGATATATAACTTATAAAATTAAACCCCATGTTATCATTTTTTTATtgacttttatttttcttggtttTGTGGATGAGAAGAAGCAAAGACAGTGCTGGAGCTTATGATTTAGGTGAACTAGATCAAGCACTTTTTCAATATCTTGATGGCCAAGAACCTTCATCAATCCAAGAACAAAGACGTGagcttttgattttttattttcttcttctttttttgtcctTTATTTTTCATGTCTTCTGAGTTCTGATCAATAAAGGGACTTAGCTTTTTGTTTATATTTAATTTTAGGTCTTTACCGTTGAGATTCTCTCCATGGGGAATAGTTATTTTCCTGTCATGAGAAAAGCATGTTTTCAGATAAATTAAAATCTCTCATAGTACTCCTTTGACCAGATCCTCTCAGAACAAAAacaatttccttttttttccattttttctgatttcaagaaaataaaaGTAGCTTTCAGCCTTTTCCGATTTCAGCTGATCTTTTTGTTTTCTCACATATACCAAATCTGCTTCTATTGTAAAATGCACGAAATTAAAgatttgctttttttttcatCTCTCTTCTGAGCTTTTTTTTAGAGACTTTTGTGCATGACCTGTCAAAAATACAGAAACTCTCTTTCTTGAGAAGAAAGGATCTTTGAAATCTTAATTTAATTAACAAGAATTTTGTCTGAACATATTGCAGAAAATTCAGGTATGAGACCACCAACTCTGAACATATTTCCATCTCAACCCATGCATGTCGAGCCATCAacaacaaataaggtaagttAGATTATATAAATATGGATAAAATATAGGGTATCTATATTCAAGAAACCGTTAagcattttttattttcttgctaTTAACaactttagttttttttattaatacCTACTGATTTATTTTCCTTGTAATTTCCTGCGTTTGGTAGATGAATACTGGATTAGTTTCTCCAGCAATAAGTGGCTCCAAGAGATCATCTCAGCCGTCCATGGAGTTGTCCAATAATCTCAAAAATAATGATGCTCCTTCTGCTTCTGGTCCTGAACCACCAAAAGCTGCTAAGGTATTTTAATgcaaaatttcatttttgtttataTTTGTTCTTTATAGATACTAtagtatttctttttattttaatttcttcttAAAGATCTAATGTTTTCCTTCAATGTGATGACAGCGAGAGGGAAACAGGAAGGGTCCAACTTCAAGTTCAGAGCAAGATGCACCAAAAACACCAGATCCGAAGGTGAGACTTCTGGTTTTATCAATTGAGGAAATTTTATCCGTTTATCTTCCCTTTTACTAATTTACATAGTATAAATTTTGTGGAATTTTAATTTAACTTTCCTTGCAGACATTAAGGAGACTTGCTCAGAATAGAGAGGCAGCAAGAAAAAGTAGGCTTAGGAAAAAGGTACTTATTATTCACTTATTTTTATTGAGTTATTGATGTTGTTTCTGTTAAAACATTATCTTTGGGTATTATTCTGTGGAAAAACTTTGTTTTGATCTACTTGCTATTTCGTTACAGGCTTATGTTCAACAGCTAGAGTCAAGTAGAATCAGGCTTACTCAATTAGAGCAAGAACTACAAAGGGCTAGAGCACAAGTAATATATTTCTCTTCTAAATAACTCATCTCGTTTTAGAGATTTACCtactttagttttttttattctttcaagaaaataaaaattcccGAGAATTTGCATTTTTTAGGGATACTATTTTGGAGGAAACTCTCTTTTAGGAGGAGAACAAAACCTTCCTGTTAATATGGCCAACATGAGCTCAGGTACATCTGCATTTCTtgtcctttcttcttcttcataatttttcctttttatttggatttaactTTAATATAGCGAAAGTGTAAAGAATTTTAATACTAACAGTATTTAACATATAGCAAACAGTTACCTCATTTTTCAGGATACTA
This sequence is a window from Nicotiana sylvestris chromosome 3, ASM39365v2, whole genome shotgun sequence. Protein-coding genes within it:
- the LOC104240955 gene encoding bZIP transcription factor TGA10, with translation MGFERAFVESSPEQENKLFVGVSYMDSSNKNHDPLESNNQISFGGQHQHHQQQFFYNHHQQQQLQNNNQISFGMMQQSSSSSSAIPGSLISKDSAGAYDLGELDQALFQYLDGQEPSSIQEQRQNSGMRPPTLNIFPSQPMHVEPSTTNKMNTGLVSPAISGSKRSSQPSMELSNNLKNNDAPSASGPEPPKAAKREGNRKGPTSSSEQDAPKTPDPKTLRRLAQNREAARKSRLRKKAYVQQLESSRIRLTQLEQELQRARAQGYYFGGNSLLGGEQNLPVNMANMSSDAAVFDMEYARWLEEHHRLMCELRNAVQEHFPENELRIYVDNCVTHYDEIMNLKSMLTKSDVFHLVSGMWKTPAERCFMWMGGFRPSELLKIILSQIEPLTEQQLMGICGLQQSTQEAEDALSQGLEALNHSLSDTIASDALSCPQNMANYMGQMALAMNKLSTLEGFVRQADNLRHQTIHRLHQLLTTRQAARCFLAIAEYFHRLRALSSLWHARPRQE